In one Juglans regia cultivar Chandler chromosome 11, Walnut 2.0, whole genome shotgun sequence genomic region, the following are encoded:
- the LOC109017111 gene encoding histone H2A.1-like translates to MEAAKTSRGAGGRRGGDRKKSVSKSMKAGLQFPVGRIARYLKKGRYAQRTGSGAPIYLAAVLEYLAAEVLELAGNAARDNKKNRINPRHVLLAVRNDEELGKLLQGVTIASGGVLPNINPILLPKKTATESDKASKSPKKTPKKA, encoded by the exons ATGGAGGCAGCGAAGACGTCGAGGGGAGCGGGAGGACGAAGAGGTGGAGACAGGAAGAAGTCGGTCTCGAAGTCTATGAAGGCTGGTCTTCAATTCCCCGTTGGTCGGATTGCTCGGTATTTGAAGAAGGGTCGCTACGCTCAGAGGACAGGCTCTGGTGCTCCGATCTACCTCGCCGCGGTTCTTGAATATCTCGCTGCTGAG GTGCTGGAGTTGGCAGGGAATGCGGCACGTGACAACAAGAAGAACAGGATAAACCCGAGGCATGTCCTTTTGGCCGTGAGGAACGACGAGGAACTGGGAAAGTTGCTACAGGGGGTAACCATTGCTAGCGGCGGAGTTCTACCGAACATCAACCCCATCTTGCTGCCCAAGAAAACAGCTACTGAATCTGACAAAGCATCTAAATCGCCCAAGAAGACCCCCAAAAAGGCCTAG